A DNA window from Arachis duranensis cultivar V14167 chromosome 3, aradu.V14167.gnm2.J7QH, whole genome shotgun sequence contains the following coding sequences:
- the LOC107479076 gene encoding PHD finger protein ALFIN-LIKE 4 — translation MDGGGHYNPRTVEEVFRDFKGRRAAMIKALTTDVEEFYRQCDPDKENLCLYGYPTEQWEVNLPAEEVPPELPEPALGINFARDGMQEKDWLTLVAVHSDAWLIAVAFYFGARFGFDRADRKRLFTMINDLPTIFEVVTGTAKKQSKEKSSVSNHTNSKSKSSSKGRGSESVKQTKQAKEEDEGAEEDEEEHGETLCGACGELYAADEFWICCDICERWFHGKCVKITPARAEHIKQYKCPTCSNKRARS, via the exons ATGGACGGTGGCGGACACTACAACCCTCGCACCGTTGAGGAAGTTTTCCGCGACTTCAAGGGTCGCAGAGCTGCTATGATCAAAGCCCTCACCACTG atGTTGAGGAGTTTTACCGGCAGTGTGATCCAG ATAAGGAGAACCTCTGTCTGTATGGATACCCCACTGAACAGTGGGAAGTTAATTTACCTGCTGAAGAAGTTCCTCCTGAACTTCCCGAGCCTGCATTGGGCATAAACTTTGCTAGGGATGGGATGCAAGAGAAGGACTGGCTAACTTTAGTTGCAGTTCACAGTGATGCGTGGCTAATTGCAGTGGCTTTCTACTTTGGAGCAAGATTTGGTTTTGACAGAGCTGacag GAAACGTCTGTTCACTATGATTAATGATCTGCCAACAATTTTTGAGGTTGTGACTGGAACTGCAAAGAAACAGTCGAAGGAAAAGTCATCAGTTTCAAACCACACCAACAGCAAATCAAAATCTAGTTCAAAAGGG CGAGGATCTGAATCGGTTAAGCAAACAAAGCAAGCAAAGGAAGAGGATGAGGGTGCAgaggaagatgaggaggagCACGGGGAGACCCTGTGTGGTGCATGTGGGGAGCTCTATGCAGCTGATGAGTTTTGGATTTGCTGCGACATATGCGAGAGGTGGTTCCATGGCAAGTGCGTGAAGATCACGCCTGCTCGGGCTGAGCACATTAAACAGTACAAGTGCCCCACTTGCAGCAACAAGAGAGCACGGTCTTGA